The sequence GCAGCGGGCGCCTCTCGTACAACCAGCAGGCACTGTGGTTCGCCTCCAAGCTGGACCCCATCGCGTACAACCTCGCGTACGGGTTCCGACTCCGAGGCGCGTTGGACCCGGAGTTGTTGCGGCGCGCGCTGTCGCTCCTCGTGGCGCGGCACCCCGTGCTCCGCACGACGTTCTCCGAGACGGAGCGCGGCCCGCAGCGGGTCCTCCATGACCGGATGGACTTCGCGTTCCAGCACGTCGAGGCGGCGCACCTCGACGAGGCCGCCATGCTCCAGCGGCTGTATTCCGACGCGGCCCGCCCCTACGACCTCCAGCACGGGCCGGTGCTCCGAAGCGCGCTCTACGCGCTCGGCCCGGACGAGCACGTGCTGCTGCTGGCCTGCCATCACCTGTCGCTCGATGGCAGCTCGCTGAGTCTGCTGCTCCAGGACCTTCAGCGGAGCTACGCCGCCGTGGCCAGCGGTCGCGAGGCCAGCCTCGGGCCCCCGCCCACGCGGGACTATGACGAGTTCGTCCAGTGGCAGTCGCAGTGGCTCGCCAGCGCCGAGGGTGAACGGGCACGCACCTGGTGGCGCGAGCAGCTCGCGGGATGCACACCGGTGCTGAACCTGCCGACGGACCGCCCCCGGCCGGCCCGGCAGAGCTTCCGCCAGCACACCCACGTGATGACGTTGGACGAGTCCCTGGCTAAGGCACTCGCGGCGCTGGCGAAGGAGGAGGGCACCAGCCTCTATGCGCTGCTGCTCGCGGCCTTCCAGGCCCTGCTTCACCGGCACAGCGGACAGGAAGATTTGTTGGTGGGCGTCCCTTCCTCGGGGCGCGGCGAGGAGTGGCACTCCCGGGTGGTGGGGTATCTCGTCAACACGCTGGCCGTGCGCTCCCGAACCCCGGCGGACATGCCCTTCCGGTCCTTCCTGCGGAACACCGCGCGCACGCTGCGCGAGGCGCTGGTCCATGGCAGCTACCCGCTCCCCAAGGTGATTGAAGAGCTGAAGCCGCCGCGCGACGCGGGCCGCTCGCCGCTCGTGCAGGCGACGTTCACCCAGATGCCGCGCCTCCGGCTCGACGCGGCCGCGGAGCCGCCCCCGTTCGAGCTCGAGCGACTCACCGCCTCCAACGTCGGACTGGCCGGCGACCTCTCGGTCCACGTCCACGCCACCCGCGATTCCGGGACGCAGCTGCTCTGGGCCGTGAATGCCGATGTCTTCGAGCCGGCCACCGTGGAGCGCCTAGCCGCGCGCTATGTCACGCTGCTGGAGTCTCTCCTCACCGGGCTCGACCAGCCCCTCGCCGCGCTGCGCCTGCTCCCGCAGGATGAGGAGCACCAACTCGTCGTGGAGTGGAACGAGACTGCGACGGACGTCGAGTCGGAGGTCTGTCTCCACGAGCTGTTCTCCCGGCAGGTGGCGCGCACGCCGGACGCCGTCGCGCTCCTGTTCGAGCGCGAGGCGCTGACGTATCGGGAGCTGGACGCGCGCGCCAACCGCCTCGCCCACCGCCTGCGGCGGCTTGGCGTGGGGCCCGAGGTCCGCGTGGGCCTGTGCGTGGACCGCTCGCCGGAGCTGGTGGTCGGGCTCCTCGGAGTGCTGAAGGCGGGGGGCGCCTACGTCCCACTCGACCCGGCCTATCCCACCGAGCGCCTCGCCTTCATGGTGGAGGACGCGCGGCTCACGGCCCTCGTGACTCAGCGCTCCCTCTCGGAGCGGCTGCCCGCGAGCGAGGCCTCGCGGCTCTTCATCGGCTCGGGGGACGAGGACCTGACGGGCCCCTGCGCCGCGCCCGAGAGCGGCGTGGGTCCTGGCAACGCGGCCTACGTCATCTACACCTCGGGTTCGACGGGCCGGCCCAAGGGCGTCACCGTCGAGCACCGCCAGGTCAGCAACCTGCTCGCGACGCAGCCCCGGGTGCTTCCTCTCGGACCGGGGGACACCATGCTCCAGTTCGCCTCGGTGAGCTTCGACATGGCGGTGCAGGAGGTCTTCTCCGCGCTCGTCTCGGGGGCCACCCTCTGCCTCGCGCGGCGGGAGTCGCTCGTGCCCGGGCCGGAGCTCGCGAGCCTCCTGCGAGAGCGGCGCATCTCCGCCGCCATCCTCTCCCCGTCAGCGCTCGCCGCGCTACCCGCGGGGGACTATCCGGCCCTGAAGGCCATCATGGTGGGCGGCGAGGCCAGCCCGGAGTCCCTGGTGGCGCGCTGGAGCGCCGGCCGCCGCTACATCAACGGCTACGGGCCCACCGAGGCCACCATCTACGCCACCTGCACGCCGTGCACCGCGGGCGCGCCGGTGACGCTGGGCCGGCCCATTGGCAACGTACGGGTGTACCTGCTGGACGCAAGGCTCCAGCCGGTGCCGCGCGGAGTGGCGGGCGAGCTGTACATCGGAGGCGACGGCGTGGCGCGCGGCTACCTGGGCCGCCCCGAGCTGACCGCCGAGCGCTTCATCCCGGACCCCTTCGGTTCCTCGTCCGGGGGCCGCCTGTACCGGACCGGCGACCTCGCGCGCCATCTGCCTGATGGCCAGCTCGAGTTCCTCGGGCGGGTGGACCATCAGGTGAAGCTTCGCGGCTTCCGCATCGAGCTCGGGGAGATTGAGTCCGGGCTGCGCGCGTACCCGGACGTGCGCGACGCAGTGGTGCTCGCGCGGGAGGAGCCCTCCGGTGGGAAGTTCCTCGTGGCCTACACGGTGGCGCACGAGGGCCGCGCGCTGGAGGAGTCCGGGCTGCGGGCCTTCCTCAAGCAGTCCCTGCCCGAGTACATGGTGCCCTCCGCCTTCGTCGCGTGCGAGCGCCTGCCACTGACGTCCAACGGAAAGGTGGACCGCGCGGCACTGCTCGCCATCCCCGTCCAGCGGACGCGCGCGCCCCGTTCGCGTCCGCCTGCCAACGAGGCCGAGCGCACTCTCGCGCGCATCTGGCAGGACGTCCTCCAGCTCGACCGGGTCGGCGCGACGGAGAGCTTCTTCGACCTCGGTGGACACTCGCTGCTGCTGACGCAGGTGCGGGCCCGGGTGGCGCAGGCCTTCGGCCGCGAGCCGTCCATGGTGGAGCTGTTCGAGCACGTCACCATCGAGTCCCTCGCGGCGCACCTCTCCGCCTCGCCCGCGCCGGAGCTCCCGCGTCGCACGGTTCTGCCCCAGACGGCAGGGGAAGGCGCGGTAGCCATCATCGGCCTGGCCGGGCAGTTCCCGGGGGCGAAGGACCTGGAGGAGTTCTGGCGCAACCTCGCCGCGGGCGTGGAGTCCATCTCGCAGCTGAGCGCCGAGGCGCTGGCCGAGGCCGGTGTCCCCGCCGCGCTGTCGGGCCGCTCCGGGTATGTGCGGGCCAAGGGCGTGCTGGAGGGCGCGGAGCTGTTCGACGCGGACTTCTTCGGCATCAACCCGCGCGAGGCGAGCCAGATGGACCCGCAGCAGCGGCGCTTCCTCGAGTGCGCGTGGGAAGCGCTGGAGGACGCGGGCTATGCGCCCCAGACGCACGACGCCCCCGTCGGCGTCTTCGCCACCTCCAGCGCGACGAGCTACCAGCCGCTCCCGCTCTCCTCGGAACCCGCTGACGCCTACCAGCTCAAGCTGGGCCTGGAGAGCGACTTCCTGGCGACCCGCGTCTCCTACAAGCTGGACCTGCGTGGGCCCGCCATGACGGTGCGCACGGGCTGCTCGGGCTCGCTCGTGGCGGTGCACCTCGCCTGCCGCAGCGTGCTCTCCGGCGAGTGCGAGCTGGCGCTGGCGGGAGGCGTGGCCATCTCGGTGCCGCTGGCGGGCGGGTACGTCTACCAGCCCGGGATGATTCTCTCTCCCGACGGCCACTGCCGGGCCTTCGACGCTCGGGCCGGGGGCACGGTGCGGGGAAACGGCGTGGGCGCCGTCGTGCTCAAGCGGCTCGACCGGGCCCTGGCTGATGGGGACACCATCCACGCGGTGATTCGCGGCTCCGCCCTCAACAACGACGGTGCGGGCAAGCTCGGCTACACCGCGCCGAGCATCACCGGACAGGCCGAGGTCATCCGCCGGGCGCACGACGCGGCCGGGGTCCTGCCCCACGAAATCTCGTTCGTGGAGACCCATGGCACGGGCACGCCGCTGGGGGACCCCGTCGAGGTCGCCGCACTGGCGAAGGCCTTCCAGCGTGGCACCGGCCCCCGAGGCTCCTGCGCGCTGGGCGCCACCAAGCCGAACATCGGCCACCTGGACTCGGCGGCGGGAATCGCCGGGCTCATCAAGACGGTGCTCAGCCTGCGCCATCGCCAGCTCCCGCCCGTCGTGCACTTCGAGCAGCCGAATCCCGCGCTGGGGCTGGAGGGGACGCCCTTCTCCGTCAACGCGCGGCTCTCGGACTGGACTCCGCCCGACGGCCTGCCGCGCATCGCCGGGGTGAGCTCCTTCGGCATCGGCGGCACCAATGCCCACGTCGTGGTGGCCGAGGCTCCGGCCATGGCCTCCGTGGAGGAGACGGAGGGCTGGCGTGTGCTGCCCCTGTCCGCGCGCACTCAAACGGCGCTCGCCGCGACGGCGAGGCGCCTGGGGGAGGCCCTGGCCTCGCGGGCGGAGGTGTCGCTGGCCGACGTGGCCCACACGCTCCAGCAGGGGCGGACCGCCTTCGAGCAGCGCACGGCGCTCGTCTGCCGGGATGTGCCGGGCGCGGTGCGAGAGCTGGAGCGACTGGCGCGTGAGCTCTCGGAAGGTGAGCGCTCCGCGAGCGTGGCTCGGGGCAGGGAAGTGGTGTTCCTGTTTCCGGGGCAGGGCGCGCAGCATCCCGGCATGGCGCGCGGGCTCTACTCCGCCCACGCCGTCTTCCGTGCCGAGGTGGACCGGTGCGCCGAGCTGCTGCTGCCGCACCTGGACCAGGACGTGCGCGAATGGCTCCTGCTGGAGGACGCCTCCGACGAGCGCATCCATCAGACGGCGCTCGCGCAGCCCTGCCTCTTCGTCATCGAGTACGCGCTGGCCCGCCTCTGGATGTCCCTGGGGCTGACTCCGGCGGCGATGGTGGGCCACAGCCTCGGGGAGTACGTGGCCGCCTGCCTCGCCGGTGTGTTCTCGCTGGAGGATGCACTGGGGCTCGTCTGCGCCCGGGGCCGGCTGATGCAGGCCGCGCCCCCTGGAGCCATGCTCGCCGTCGGGCTGGACGCAGACGCCTTGCGCCCGCTGCTCGACGAGCATCTCTCCATCGCGGTGTACAACGCGCCCGCGCAGACGGTGGTGGCGGGCCCGGTGGAAGCCATCGCCGGGTTGCAGCGGCGGTTGGAAGCGCGAGGCACTGGATGCAGGCGCCTGCGGACCTCGCACGCCTACCACTCGCCGCTGATGGACTCGGCGCTGGAGCCGTTCGCCGATCAGGTGCGGCGCATCCGGCTCGCGGCACCGGGCATTCCCCTCGTCTCGAACGTCACGGGGACCTGGATGACGGAGGCGCAGGCGATGGATCCGGACTCCTGGGTCCAGCACCTGCGCCAGCCCGTGCGCTTTGCCCAGGGACTGGCGTGTCTGCTGGAGGGGCCGGAGCGGCTGCTGCTGGAGGTGGGCCCGGGTCAGGCCCTGGGCGGGCTCGTCCGCCAGTGCCCGGGGTTCGGCGCGTCCCATGCCGTGCTCGCGTCGCTTCCCAACCCGCGCACCCGGGCCGATGACGTGGAGTTCTTCCTGGCCCAGGTGGGCGAGGCGTGGAGCAATGGGGCGACGGTCGACTGGCGGGGACTGACTCCGGGCGAGCGGGGCCGGCGCGTCTCGTTGCCGACGTACCCGTTCGAGCGGCGCCGATATTGGGCCGAGCAGGTGGGGTCACACGCCGTTGCGCCGCTGGCGCCCACCGGCCGGCGATTCGAGGAGTCGGTGCCCGTCCTTCCGGTATCCACGAGCGCCCCCCACACGGACGCGGACCCCACCCACGAAGCCCTGACGCGCATCTGGCGCGAGCTGCTGGGCATCAGCGCGATGGGCCGCCACGATGACTTCTTCGACCTGGGTGGCCACTCGTTGCTCGCCGTGCAGCTCGGCACCCGGATTCGCGAGACGTTTCAAATCGACTTTCCCCAGCAGCGGGTGCTCGAGCACCGGACGATTGCGCGGCAAGGCGCGTTCATCCAGGAGGCCACCCGCGGTGCACCAGTTCCCAGGGACTCGTCGCTGCTCGTCGAGCTGAACCGGGGAGACGCCCGCCGGCGCCCGCTCTTCCTGCTCCATCCGGTGGGCGGCACCGTCTTCACGTACCAGGCGCTGGCGCGCATGCTCGATCCGGGCCTTCCCATCTACGGCGTGCGCGCGCGAGGGTTGGAGCCCGGGGAGGCCCTCGCGGGGAATATCGAGAGCATGGCGGCCCTGTACCTGGAGGCCGTGCGCACCCGGCAGCCGTCCGGGCCCTACCTGCTCGCGGGGCACTCCTTCGGAGGCGTGGTGGCCTACGAGATGGCTCAGCAACTGCTCGCGAGGGGCGAACAGGTGGAGCAACTCGTGCTCATGGACACGCCCGGCCCCGGGCAGATGCCGGTCAGCCTGGGCTCGCCTGAGGAGATACAGGAGTACTTCCGCCGCATGGCGCCCGAGCTGTTCCGCGAGCTCTTCCTGCGGCCCACCGGACACGAGAGTTCGCTGGAGACGTTGCTGCCTCGTAGCGAGGTGTTCCTCCGGGTGTTCCAGGAGAACGCCGCGGCCATGTTCGCGTACGCCCCGCGTCCGTATGCGGGCCGGCTCGTCTTCTTCCATGCCCGGGAGCGGGATGCCACCAACCCACCGCACCCCGAGCTGGCGTGGATTCCGCTCGCCACCGAGGGTGTCGAGGTCCACGTCGTGCCCGGCAACCACGTCACGATGCTGGCGGAGCCCCACGTCCGGAGCCTCGCGAGGAAGCTGCGCGGAGCGTTGGAGGAGCGAGCCGAGGCGCGCTCGGAGCTTGCGAGGACAGGCTGACGCGTTGGCCCGCCGCGCGGCATGGAGGGTCAACGGCGCAAATAAAAAGCCCGGGGCGTCGCAGTGCCCCGGGCTCTTCACATCATCGAGTACGCTGTCTTACTGCGCGGAGACAGTCATGTTCGCGGTGCCCCTGACAAAGCCAGAGCTCTGCATTTGATAGCTCCGCAGAATCACGGGCGCGCTGGCAGTGAAGGGGCGCGCGGCGGGCATCTGCTGTTCGTCTACGACCCCAGAGACCACCATCGTGTCTGCCATTTCCAGCAAGAAGGGAGAGGTCACCGAGTCGCCTTCGCGGAAGAGCTCGAAGTTGGAGAACCTGATGACTCCCTCCGCAGCTCCGAAGACGTCGAAACGCACCCGAGCGCCCTGCAGCGAGGGCGCGATACGGTCGTGGATCAGTGTCGAGTAGGGCCCCCCGAACTGCACGGTGATGGGGCCGGTCTCCACGCGGATGAACTTGGTGTACTGCTCGTTGACTCGAGTGACCGTGGACGTACTCCAACTGATGACGAAGGGCAGGCTGGTCCCCCCGAGCGGTTCGAGGATGTTCGGAGGCCCGGGAAACACCGGATCGAAGTCGAGCGTACCGGCCATCCACCCCGCCGTGTCCACCGTGATGCCCACGTCCGCGGTGGCATTGCCGGGCGTCTTGAAGATGAACCGCACCGCGCGCGTCTGCCCCTCATCGAGGGAGAACGCCATCGGATTGGGAGAGATCAGGCTGGCCTGCACCGTCTGACCCGGCGCATCCGTGCGCTCGAGGTGCCACTGCCCCTCGAGCCGGATGGAGTACGCGCCCGCCGGCAGCACCACGCTCACCGTGTCCGGCGACGTGTCCGAGATGTTGACCGACTTGGGCCCCGTGATCGCGAACGTCGCCCCCACCAGCCGGTACTGCACCCCCTCCGACGTCGTCGACGTCATCGGCAGCTGCACCACGCCCTCGCCGGCCTGGGGCACCACGGGCTCCGACTTCTCCACCGGCGCCCCGCCGCACGCCGCCATCAACAACGCAATAGCAACCAGACTGAAATTGAACTTCCGCATTGGAACTCCTGGAGAGGCGCGGACCCTATTTTTCGAGGGTTTGTCTTGTCAAATGAGAGACATTGGGGTCGCCTCGGACCCCGACGCGTGGCCATGGAAGGCTGGTAGAAAGCCCGCCCACCGATGACCCGCGAGTGGCGCATGACGTCTGGAAGAGGGCGCTGGCTGACAAGGATGATCCGCGCGGCGCTCCCGCTCGCAGCGCTGGCCCTGCCCGCCGTGGCCATGGCCGACGACACGCCGTACTACGCCGACCGCCGCGCGCTCTCGCTGATCCTCGGCCCGGGCGCCTCCTATACGGAGTACATCAAGTCGAGCGACAACGACGCGGAGTCAGGACCCGACGCGCACCTGGACCTCATGGGCACCCGGACGGTGGGCTACGACGGGAATGAGATCTACGTGCTGATCCGCGGCAGCGTGCGGAACCTGGATCTCGCCGTCGGCGGCGGCTACCGGAACTTCTTCGGCAGGGACGCGTGGCAGTCCTTCTTCGACGTCGGCGTGCTCGTGAGGCCGTTTTCTGGGCCGTGGGTGGGGCCTCGCGTAGGGTTCGGCGTCAGACACACCTTCTCCGAGCGGCTCGCGGTGTTCGGCGGGCTGGGGATCACGCTCGGATTCGGATCAGGCCTGCGCGGGGATGCCGAAGCCTTCACCGGGGTGCAGTGGATCTTCCCGGTCGGATCGCAGTGAGAAAAAATTGCGATCCACGAGGTCTGTGAGAGGGTGTGCGCATCTGTAGGAGGTCGCGCACTTGGACATGAATCCCCGCCTCACCTCGGTGGTCTTCCGGCTCAACCGCGAGAAGCTCGACGCCCTGAAGGAGCTGTCGCGCTCCACGCGCATCCGTCAGAGCGAGTACCTGCGGGAGGCCATCTCGGACCTGCTGGCGAAGTACGAGGAGCGGCTGGTCGACTGAAGACCGCCGCTCGGACTCCGCCGCGCGTCACTCTGAAATGAAGGGTGGCTCGCGCGGCAGCCCCGGAGGGTGGAGGCGCTCTCCGGCGGTGAAGGGGTCCAACCCGGGAGGGTAGCGCACCTCCCAGAGCACCAGGCCAGGCGCGGGCGCCTTGAAGCCCTCCATGGCCGTCCCCGTCTCCAGCGCTGCCTTCCACGCATCTTCCGGCAACAGGCCCGCCGCCACCTTCAGCGCGCTCCCCATGAGGTAGCGCACCTGGTAGCGCGCGAAGCCGTCTCCGCTCAGCCTCGCCTCGTAGAGCCCTCCACCCAGCGCATGCAGGGTGGCGAACTCCAGGGTGCGCGGCTTGCGCGGGCTGGACTTCTCGTGGAAGGCGATGAAGTCCCTCGTCCCCACCGCCTGCGCGAGCAGCGCCTCCAGTCGCTCCGGCGTCACCCGCACGCCCTGGAGCAGCGGCTCGTCGCGCACGTCGAAGGCATACGGCGCCCACGCCGCGTCGGCCGGCCCGCCCAGCCGCACGCGGTAGCGGTACGCCTTGCCGCTCGCGCTCCACTGCGCATGGAAGGAGCCGGGCCGGCGCACCGCGCACAGTCCCAATCCCGGAGGCAACCGGGGATGCAGCCGCTTCTCCAGGGCCTCCGCCGAGTCCCCCGGCTCCAGCCGCACGCTCACCACCTGCATCCGCGCGTGGACGCCCTTGTCTGTGCGCCCCGCCGGCATCACGGTGGCAGGCACGCCGACGGAGGCCAGCGCCTCCTCGAGCGCCCCCTGCACCGTGGGGCCCTCCGGCTGACGCTGGAAGCCGCGGAAGTTTCCGCCGCGGTACCAGATCCACAGTGCGACGGGAATCCGCTTGGAAGTCGAGGGGAGCACGGCGTTGCGAGGGTGTGGGGGAACACGGGATACTCGCGCGCGAAATGGCGGCCGGACAAGACTTTGCGGTGGATGTGGAAGGACACTGGCTCTTCCGACAGGGGGACCTCGTCCTGGGGCCCGTGAGCGGCGGGCAGATTGTCGCGAAGCTCGACGCGGGAGAGCTGACGCCGGACACCCCGGTGGCGCCCGCGGGTGAGCGCAACTTCCTGCGCATGGCGGACGTGGATGCCTTCCGGGTGCACGTGGCCCGCGCGGAGGCTCGCGCCCGCGTGGACGCCGCCGTCGCCGTGGAGCGTGAGAAGTCCCGCAAGCGCCTGACGTACCTCGGCGCCGGCGCGGGCGTCATGGTGGTGCTGCTCGGCGTCGGCGGCCTGTGGGTGGCGCGCAACGCCGCCGTCCATGGCTGGCTCGGCGGAGGAGAGGAGGAGTTCGAGGGCATCGAGATGGACCCGCCCACCATCCGCCTCGCCCAGGCCCGCGCCGACGACGAGGAGCTCTTCGAGTACCCCACCAACGGCACCCACCGCCCGGCGGGCACCGAGTCCGGCACGAAGCCCGCCAACGGCAGCACCGGCGCGAATGGCACCGGCACCGGCAAGACGGCGGTGGCGTCGACCACCCGCGTCGACCCCAAGCGCCCGCGCCCGACGGGCAACGTGAGCACGGACCCGGACGGCCTGGAGATGACGCAGCAGTTCGACCAGACCGTCATCAACAAGGTGGTGGCCGGCAACAAGTCCACGCTCTTCAAGTGTCTGAAGGAGGAGGCCGAGCGCACTCCGGGTCTCTACGCGAAAATCCCCCTGGAGTTCGTCATCGGCAACGACGGCAAGGTGTCCAAGCTCTGGGTGGACAACCCGCAATTCAAGAAGGGCCCCCTCTACGACTGCCTCTTCGCCGAGCTGCAGAAGTGGCCGTTCCGCGCGTACGAGGGCGAGCGCGCCACCGTGGGCCTTTCGTTCACCATCGGTAAGCGGGGGTAGGGTCACTTTCTTGCCCACCCCCCGGGCATGGCCGATACCAAGGCCATGTCCGCATCCGTTGCCGAGACTGAAATCGCGAAGAAGGCGCTGAGCGTCCCGCCGGGGACCTTCCGTCACACCGTGCTGGTGGCGGCCAAGCGCTTCAAGTCCACCTGGGCCGAGCTGGGCCAGCTGCTCGTGCAGGTCCGGGACGAGGCGAAGTTCGAGGAGTGGGGCTATCCCACCTTCGAGGCCTACTGCCTCAAGGAACTGCACATCAAGAAGCAGACCGCCCTGAAGCTCACCCGCTCGTTCAGCTTCCTCGCCAAGCACGAGCCCGAGGAGGAGCTCAAGGCCCAGGAGTTCCCCGAGAAGGCCCCGGCCTTCGAGGTCATTGAGGTCCTGGCCGACGCGGAGGAGCGGGGGCAGCTTTCACCCAGCGAGTACCGCTCCCTGCGCGACAGCATCTGGAGCCCGGAGAAGTCTCCGACGGAGCTGAAGAAGGAGTTCACCGAGCGCTTCCCCCGGCCGGCCCCCGAGCCTCCTCCCGAGAGCGCCCAGGTGCGCAAGCTGGCGCAGATGGCCCGGAAGCTCGCCAGTGAGCTGGCGGGGTGCCGTCGGATCCCGAACGCCGTCGCCGAGCGAGCGTCCGCCCTGGCGGAGGACGTGGAGGACATTGCCGCGGGCGTGACGGACGCCTAGACCGCTGTTACTGAACGCTGACCCGTTGGCGGGCATGTACGCTCGGCAACGGGCCTGTACCGCCGGGCTTCCTGCCCGAAGGGGAGGGCCCTATAGTGGTTCAGGGCCCCATGTAGGTGGGCCTGACGGCTGTTCGAGACGTGGGCAGGCCGTGAGGGTAGGGGAGCGGTGGACGGCGTAGTAGGCTCCGGGGGACCCGGGGTCGGCGAACTCGGAGGCGGCAGTGAAGAAGGAGCACCACGTCAACCTGTCCTGTTCGTTCTGCGGCAAATCGCAGCGCGAGGTCCGCAAGCTCATTGCCGGGCCGACGGTCTACATCTGCGACGAGTGCATCAAGCTCTGTAACGACATCATCGCGGATGAGAACGAGCGTGAGGAGGGCAAGCCGCAGGTCAGCCTGCCGACGCCCGCTGAAATCAAGGCGTTCCTCGACGACTACGTCATCGGGCAGGACCAGGCGAAGAAGGTCCTCGCGGTGGCGGTGTACAACCACTACAAGCGCATCTACCAGAAGAAGCCGGCCGCCCGGCCGCGCCCCGGCGTCAAGAGCCCCGGCGGCGAGGACGTGGAGCTGAGCAAGAGCAACATCCTGCTCATCGGCCCCACGGGTAGCGGCAAGACGCTGCTGGCTCAGTCACTGGCGCGCTTCCTCAATGTTCCCTTCACCATCGCCGACGCCACCAGCCTCACCGAGGCCGGCTACGTGGGCGAGGACGTGGAGAACATCATCCAGAACCTCCTCCACAACGCCGACTACGACGTGGAGAAGGCCGCGCGCGGCATCGTCTACATCGACGAAATCGACAAGATTGCGCGCAAGGGCGACATGCCCAGCGCCACCCGCGACGTGGGCGGCGAGGGCGTGCAGCAGGCCCTGCTGAAGATCATCGAAGGCACCCGCGCCAACGTCACGCCGCGCGGCGGGAAGAAGTACAACCAGCAGGAGTACGTCCAGGTCGACACGACGAACATCCTCTTCATCTGCGGCGGTGCCTTCCACGGCATCGACGGCGTCATCAAGCGCCGCGTGGGTGAGAAGGGCCTGGGCTTCGGCGCGAAAATCACGCACCGCGAGGAGCGCAGCGTAGGCGAGCTGCTCGCGCTGACGGAGCCGGAGGACCTGATGAAGTTCGGGATGATTCCCGAGTTCATCGGCCGCCTGCCCATGATTGCGACGCTGAACGACCTGAAGGAAGAGGACCTCGTCACCATCCTCTCGCAGCCGAAGAACGCGCTGGTGAAGCAGTACCAGAAGCTCTTCGAGATGGAGAAGGTGAAGCTGACCTTCACCAAGGAAGCGCTGCGCGCCATTGCCCGCGAGGCGATGCGCCGTCACTCCGGAGCGCGCGGCCTGCGCGCCATCCTGGAGGACGCGATGCTGGAGATCATGTACGACGTGCCGTTCCGCGAGGGCGTCAAGGAGTGCAAGATCACCGAGCAGGTGATTACCAAGCACGAGCCCCCGCAGCTCGTGATGGAGAAGGAGAAGAAGACGGCCTAGCGCCGCGCTTCTCCCTCCGAAGCAAGAAGGCCCTTCTTCCCGTGCAGGGAAGAGGGGCCTTCGCTTTTCAGGCGCGCATCAGGCCGCGGCGCCGGACTTGGAGGCGATGGGGGCGGGCAGGGTGATGATGAACTCGGCGTACTCGCCGGGCGTGCTCTCCACGCGGATGTCGCCCTGGTGCTCCTGGACGATGTCGTGGACGAGCGACAGTCCCAGGCCGGTGCCCACTCCCGCGGGCTTGGTGGTGAAGAACGGGTGGAAGAGCTTCTCGCGCACGTGCTCGGGGATTCCGGAGCCGTTGTCGCGCACGCGCAGCTCCACCTTGTCACCCAGGCGCTTCGTGCGGACGGCGACATGCGGCGTGTAGCCAGCGCCCCCCGCCTGCTGCTTCTGCACCGTGGCGTAGAAGGCATTCTCCAGGATGTTGATGAGCAGACGGCTGATGTCACTGGCCACCAGCTCCACCGAGCCCACGGCCGGGTCCAGCTCGGACTGCGTCTCCACACTGGCGCCGCCCGAGCG comes from Pyxidicoccus parkwaysis and encodes:
- a CDS encoding AgmX/PglI C-terminal domain-containing protein, with product MAAGQDFAVDVEGHWLFRQGDLVLGPVSGGQIVAKLDAGELTPDTPVAPAGERNFLRMADVDAFRVHVARAEARARVDAAVAVEREKSRKRLTYLGAGAGVMVVLLGVGGLWVARNAAVHGWLGGGEEEFEGIEMDPPTIRLAQARADDEELFEYPTNGTHRPAGTESGTKPANGSTGANGTGTGKTAVASTTRVDPKRPRPTGNVSTDPDGLEMTQQFDQTVINKVVAGNKSTLFKCLKEEAERTPGLYAKIPLEFVIGNDGKVSKLWVDNPQFKKGPLYDCLFAELQKWPFRAYEGERATVGLSFTIGKRG
- the clpX gene encoding ATP-dependent Clp protease ATP-binding subunit ClpX, coding for MKKEHHVNLSCSFCGKSQREVRKLIAGPTVYICDECIKLCNDIIADENEREEGKPQVSLPTPAEIKAFLDDYVIGQDQAKKVLAVAVYNHYKRIYQKKPAARPRPGVKSPGGEDVELSKSNILLIGPTGSGKTLLAQSLARFLNVPFTIADATSLTEAGYVGEDVENIIQNLLHNADYDVEKAARGIVYIDEIDKIARKGDMPSATRDVGGEGVQQALLKIIEGTRANVTPRGGKKYNQQEYVQVDTTNILFICGGAFHGIDGVIKRRVGEKGLGFGAKITHREERSVGELLALTEPEDLMKFGMIPEFIGRLPMIATLNDLKEEDLVTILSQPKNALVKQYQKLFEMEKVKLTFTKEALRAIAREAMRRHSGARGLRAILEDAMLEIMYDVPFREGVKECKITEQVITKHEPPQLVMEKEKKTA
- a CDS encoding tRNA pseudouridine synthase A; the protein is MLPSTSKRIPVALWIWYRGGNFRGFQRQPEGPTVQGALEEALASVGVPATVMPAGRTDKGVHARMQVVSVRLEPGDSAEALEKRLHPRLPPGLGLCAVRRPGSFHAQWSASGKAYRYRVRLGGPADAAWAPYAFDVRDEPLLQGVRVTPERLEALLAQAVGTRDFIAFHEKSSPRKPRTLEFATLHALGGGLYEARLSGDGFARYQVRYLMGSALKVAAGLLPEDAWKAALETGTAMEGFKAPAPGLVLWEVRYPPGLDPFTAGERLHPPGLPREPPFISE